One Candidatus Methylomirabilota bacterium genomic window, AGTGCTCGCTATCCCACGACCAGTAGATCATGAAGGCTTTCCCCCTGATCTTCTTCATATCAAGAAAACCCCAGAACCGGCTATCCATGCTGTAGTCCCGGTTATCACCCATCATGAAGAGATGACCCGGCGCAACAACGACGGGACCGAAACTGTCCCGAGGCGAGCCCGGATTCTCGATGGTGGCAGGATCCAGGTGAATCGCATACGGCTCAGTCAGCGGCTTGTCGTTGATATAGACCTGTTTTGCCCGAATCTCCACCTTCTCACCTGGCAGGGCGATCACTCGCTTAATGAAGTCCCTCTCCTCATCCTGGGGATACTTGAACACGATAATGTCACCGTGCTGCGGCTCGGTAAACCAGAACAGGAACTTATTGACCAGGATATGATCGCCGACTTGCAGCGTCTGGAGCATCGATCCGGAAGGGATTTTGAAGGCCTGGACCACAAAGGTTCTGACCACCAGCGCCAAGATAATGGCAATGATGACGGCCTCGGCATACTGGCGAAAAACCGACTTCTCCGGCTTTGCGCCTGGCCGCGAAGCCCGCTCCTGACCCTCTTTTATCGTCTCATCCATCATCTGTCGCGTCATGGGGTATTCACCTTCAGCACCGCCATGAAGGCTTCCTGTGGGATTTCGACTCTGCCTACCTGCTTCATCCTGCGCTTTCCCTCCTTCTGACGCTCGAGCAACTTTCGCTTGCGGGTGATGTCCCCGCCATAGCATTTGGCCGTCACATTTTTGCGCAGAGGGCGCACACTGTCCCGCGCGATGACCTTGCCCCCAAGCGCGGCCTGAATCACCACCTCGAAAAGCTGTCTGGGAATCAGCTCTCGCATCCGTTCCACCAGCATCCGGCCCCTCAGATACGCCTGCTCCTTCGGGATGATGCAGGACAGCGCATCAACCGGTTCATTGTTCACAAGGATATCCAGCTTTACCAGGTGACCCTCCCGATAATCGACAAATTCATAGTCCAGGGAGGCGTAGCCACGGGTTGCCGACTTCAGCCGGTCGTAGAAATCCATGACGATCTCGTTAAGCGGGAGGTCGTAGGTAATGACGACGCGACCGCCTTCCATGTACTCTACGCCGCGCTGAATCCCGCGCTTCTCCTGACACAGCGCGAAGATCGGGCCGACGTACTCACCCGGCGCCATGATGGAGGCCTTGATGTACGGCTCCTCGATTCGTTCGATGGCCTGCGGGGAAGGAAGATCGCTGGGGTTGTCCACGTCAACTACGGTTCCATCCCGCTTAGCCACTCGGTAGACCACGGTCGGAGCGGTGGTAATCAGCGTCAGGCCAAACTCGCGCTCCAGCCGCTCCTGGATGATCTCCATGTGGAGCAAGCCGAGGAAACCGCACCGGAAGCCGAAGCCCAGGGCAGCCGAGGTCTCCGGCTCGAAGCTAAAGGAAAAATCGTTCAGACGGAGCTTCTCCAGCGCCTCCTTCAACTCCAGGTACGCTTCGCTCTCGGTCGGGTACAGACCGGCAAACACCATGGGTCGGACCTCCTTGAAGCCAGGCAGGGGCATGGTCGTCGGTCTGTCTTCGGCAGTAATGGTATCCCCTACCCTGGTCTGACGCACGTCCCTGATCCCGGCAATGACATACCCGACCTCTCCGGCCGACAGGAGATCTGCGGGGCGCATCTGAGGGGTGAAGACGCCGAGCTGTAACACCTCGAACGTCGCACCGGTGGACATCAGGAGTATCCGCATCCCGGGACGCACCTGTCCCTCGTACAGCCGGACATACACGATTACGCCCTGGTACGGATCGAATGCAGAGTCAAAGATCAACGCTTTCAGGGGAGCGTCCGAGGATCCTGTGGGAGGCGGTATCCGCTTGATGACCGCCTCGATCACCTCTTCAGTTCCGATCCCCTGTTTAGCGCTGCACAGGATCGCCTCAGAGGCATCGATGGCCAGGGTCTCCTCTATCTGGGCCTTCACCCGTGCGATGTCGGCATTCGGCAGGTCGATCTTATTGATGACCGGGATGATGGCCAGGTCGTGCTCCATAGCGAGATGAACATTGGCGAGCGTCTGCGCCTCCACTCCCTGGACGGCATCGATCACGAGCAACGCGCCCTCGCACGCGGAGAGGCTCCGCGAGACCTCGTAGCTGAAATCCACATGGCCGGGGGTGTCGATCAGGTTCAGAATGTGCTCTTGCCCGCCTTGCCGCTTATAGTGGAGGCGAACCGCCTTTGCCTTAATGGTAATGCCCCGTTCCCGTTCAAGGTCCATGCGGTCCAGAACCTGGGCCTCCATCTCACGGGGCGCAAGCGCCCCGGTGGCCTCCAGAATCCGATCAGCCAGGGTCGACTTGCCATGATCGATGTGCGCAATAATGGAAAAGTTCCGGATCCGTTGCAGATTGATCGTCATGACATTACGGGTGGGGAGGGAGGCCAGTTATCACCAGTCTCGATCTCCGACAAAATCGACCATCAGGACGAGCGAGCGCTTGGCAGCCGAATCTGGAAAGATACTGAGTGATGCCTTGGCTTTCTGGAGGTAGGTGCGAACGAGCTCCATCGTAGCCGGAACGGCGCCGTACCGTTCTACTATCGCCTTCACTTCTGCCAGGTCGGACTCCCTGATAGTCTCCTGCGCGGCCAACTCTCTGATCCTGCCCTGATCGGCCTCCGAGCCTGCCCGCATCACATGGAGCACCGGAAAGGTCACCTTCCCCTCCTTGAAATCGTTCCCCACAGGCTTGCCCAGCCGGAACTCCTCGGCGACAAAGTCCAACGCGTCATCGACCAACTGAAACCCGATTCCCACATTCAAGCCGAACTCAGTTAATGCAGCCACTTCGTCCGCTCGCCTGCCGGCGATCAGGGCGCCGGTCCTGCAGGCGACTGAGATCAGGGCAGCGGTCTTTGATGTAATGATATCCAGATATTCGTCATACGTGAGGTCGAGGTTTCCGGCCATCTGGACCTCGCGCACCTGGCCCTCGATCATCCGAACTGTCGCGTCAGAAAAGGCCCGCATGACAGCCAGGTCGCCATCGATCACCAGCATCTGAAGCGATCTGGCATACAGGAAATCGCCCGCCAGCACGGAGATCTGAGAACCCCAGGTGCTGTTCGCCGACGGCAGTCCGCGACGCTTATCGGCACGATCGATGATATCATCATGGATCAGTGTGGCAGCGTGCATATACTCGGCCACCACCGCCAGATCGATATTACGGGAACCGTCTTCATAGCCGCAAAGCTTTGCCGAGAGCAGCAGCAGCGCAGGCCGGACCCGTTTTCCGCCGCTCTTGAGCACATACCGGATGATTTCGGAGATCAACTCCACATCGCCGCTGATGTCTTGGAGCAGTCGCTCTTCGACCAGGGCGAGTTCAAGAGTCACAGGGGAGAGAATCGTTTTGGCAATCATGCGCGCGCCTCTACCTTCATCAGACCTATCCTACGGACTGCAATGGTTAGAGTATAGGACATACCCCCCTCGCCTGTCCAAGGGGAAAATATCCGGGATCATTCGTAAGCGAGTCTCCGCGGCGGCCTTGGCGACGATGAAAAGCCGCCCATAAGGAGCGGCAAGACGCTGAAATCCGGATTCCTCGCCCCTCCTGATGATCGCAACGTGTCGTTCCGAGTAAAACACAAGACTGGGCGCGTTGAGGTCATAGGCTACCAAGAGGTCGGCGGGTCGAAGCTCTTGTCTGGCGACAAGCGCGAAGTCGCGGAGGGATTTCTGCAGACTCTCCTGGACGGCCGGGGCAACCCGATGCACGGCCAGTATAATACTCAGGACCATTGTGGCCGCCATCGCGGCCGCCGCCATATTCCCCTGCCCTCTTCGCCTGGCTGCTATCGCGAAAGTAACTCCAACCAGCAGGAGGACGGCCAGCACGTAAGGCGCCAGCCCGAAGTCAAATGGGGGGATATCCGGCGCCTCGCGGAGGCGGATGCGATCGGCAATCGATGGCAGCAAGACGAGGATCACGGCAAGCGAACAGGCCATCCCACCTACGATCCAGTCAGATGTCCTCGCCCATCTCCCCCCTTGCTGTCGTTCGTCGAGGACGGCTTCTCCCGCATTCCCTGCCAGCAGGGCAAGCGCAGGAACAGCGGGAAAGATGTAGGAGGGGAGTTTCGTGCGGGAGAACGAGAAAAAGAGCACGACAACGCCACACCAGACCCACAAAAAGAGCAATAACTCCTGTCGTTCGGTCAGCTCAGCGCGTAGGCGGCGTCGGATAGCCCAGAGCCGGCCAAAGGCATTGGGCAGCGTCCCGCTCCACGGGAAAAAGCCGAGGACGATTACCGGTAAGAAATATAGGGGACCTCCGACATGGCTCGACACCACGCCCAGGTAGCGGTTCAGGTGATGGTGCACAAAGAATCCTTGAACGAACGCCCATCCGTTCTCACGCAGCACTAAGATATACCAGGGTAGCGCGATCACAGCAAACAGGCCAATACCTGGGAGCAGGCGGAGCCTGGATAGGGTCGCACGGGCCTTTCTGCGAATGGCCAGAAACAGGCCGACAGTCAACCCGGGGAGCAGAAGGCCGATCGGGCCTTTCGTGAGAACGGCAAGCGCCATGGCAAGATACCCAACAAGGAGGAGACGCTCGCGCCTCTTATCTGAGGCCCGATAGACGTCGAAAAAACAGAAAAGCGCCCAGGTCATACAAAAGGTAAGCGTCATATCGGTGACCGCCGCTCGCGCCAAGGCAACGGTCCCGACGTTCGCGGCAAAGGCCAGAGCGGCAATACACGCGGCCCGTTGACCCAACAGTTGCCGTCCGAACAGGTAGATCGACAGCGTGAGACCGGTCGCGAAGGCGGCGGACCAGAAGCGAGCCGCATACTCGCCGACCCCGAACCCTTGGTAAGCCAGCGCAATCAGCCAGTAAAACAAGATCGGTTTATCGAAGCGGGGCTGGGAATTGAAGTGGGGTGTGATCCAGTCGCCTGAGATCAGCATCTCCCTCGCCGCCTCCGCGTAGGCCGGCTCATCTGCGTCAAACAGGGAGAGCGAATCCAAGCGATAAAAAAAGAGGAGAAATCCCACACCAAGCAGGAGGATCGTCACCGCGACTTCTCGAACCCATCGGGGGGCGCTGGTGACGGCAGGTACCGCCTTCTCAGGTACGCCCATGCACAGGAGAAAAAATCGAAAACCGACAGGTGATCCAACCTGCCAGAAGCCCGATAGCGGCCCCGGCCACAACATCAGAAGGAAAATGCCTGGCGAGATAGACCCTGGAGAGGGCGACCAGGACGGCCAGTCCGTAGAAGAGCAATGCATATCTGGGATAGGCGCGGGAGAGCACAAATGCCAGGGCAAAGGCGGTCACAGAATGACCTGACGGAAAGGAGATGAATCCGGCACCCTTGCCCAGACACGGAAATTCGACGAAAAATTGGCCCGACTTTTCAGCCAGGGGACGGGACCGACAAAACAGGTTTTTTAAGATCTGGACAGAAAGGCTCCCGACGATCACCGCAAGCAATCCGAGTCTACCCACGACAGCCTCCCGAGGCCTTCCGGCCTTCAGGCCGACAACCAAGAGGACGCCCGCAATAGCGGCGTCCGTCAGGCCGGATCCCATGAGTGTAATCGCGTTCGCCACCTTGAGTCCCCATTCGCTCTGCACCGACGGGATGAAGGTCGTTACCAACCCGTCGATATACAACACAAGGAAAGGCACTACAACAAATAACGCGGTGGCATAGCCTAACACCCTACTGTCGAACAATCGAGCGAGAGACTCGGAGGGTCTCGAGCGATCTTGCAACCTTGACTGCATCCTATCTATCCTTTCACAGCAAATCGCGCTTCTTAGCCTCGAATTCTTCCTTCCCAATCTCGCCCCGGGCATACCGTTTCTTCAGGATCTCCAGGGCCGACTCCT contains:
- the lepA gene encoding translation elongation factor 4, with the translated sequence MTINLQRIRNFSIIAHIDHGKSTLADRILEATGALAPREMEAQVLDRMDLERERGITIKAKAVRLHYKRQGGQEHILNLIDTPGHVDFSYEVSRSLSACEGALLVIDAVQGVEAQTLANVHLAMEHDLAIIPVINKIDLPNADIARVKAQIEETLAIDASEAILCSAKQGIGTEEVIEAVIKRIPPPTGSSDAPLKALIFDSAFDPYQGVIVYVRLYEGQVRPGMRILLMSTGATFEVLQLGVFTPQMRPADLLSAGEVGYVIAGIRDVRQTRVGDTITAEDRPTTMPLPGFKEVRPMVFAGLYPTESEAYLELKEALEKLRLNDFSFSFEPETSAALGFGFRCGFLGLLHMEIIQERLEREFGLTLITTAPTVVYRVAKRDGTVVDVDNPSDLPSPQAIERIEEPYIKASIMAPGEYVGPIFALCQEKRGIQRGVEYMEGGRVVITYDLPLNEIVMDFYDRLKSATRGYASLDYEFVDYREGHLVKLDILVNNEPVDALSCIIPKEQAYLRGRMLVERMRELIPRQLFEVVIQAALGGKVIARDSVRPLRKNVTAKCYGGDITRKRKLLERQKEGKRRMKQVGRVEIPQEAFMAVLKVNTP
- the lepB gene encoding signal peptidase I, whose amino-acid sequence is MTRQMMDETIKEGQERASRPGAKPEKSVFRQYAEAVIIAIILALVVRTFVVQAFKIPSGSMLQTLQVGDHILVNKFLFWFTEPQHGDIIVFKYPQDEERDFIKRVIALPGEKVEIRAKQVYINDKPLTEPYAIHLDPATIENPGSPRDSFGPVVVAPGHLFMMGDNRDYSMDSRFWGFLDMKKIRGKAFMIYWSWDSEHFRPRWERIGMLVR
- a CDS encoding phosphatase PAP2 family protein; the encoded protein is MQSRLQDRSRPSESLARLFDSRVLGYATALFVVVPFLVLYIDGLVTTFIPSVQSEWGLKVANAITLMGSGLTDAAIAGVLLVVGLKAGRPREAVVGRLGLLAVIVGSLSVQILKNLFCRSRPLAEKSGQFFVEFPCLGKGAGFISFPSGHSVTAFALAFVLSRAYPRYALLFYGLAVLVALSRVYLARHFPSDVVAGAAIGLLAGWITCRFSIFSPVHGRT
- a CDS encoding glycosyltransferase family 39 protein, which encodes MGVPEKAVPAVTSAPRWVREVAVTILLLGVGFLLFFYRLDSLSLFDADEPAYAEAAREMLISGDWITPHFNSQPRFDKPILFYWLIALAYQGFGVGEYAARFWSAAFATGLTLSIYLFGRQLLGQRAACIAALAFAANVGTVALARAAVTDMTLTFCMTWALFCFFDVYRASDKRRERLLLVGYLAMALAVLTKGPIGLLLPGLTVGLFLAIRRKARATLSRLRLLPGIGLFAVIALPWYILVLRENGWAFVQGFFVHHHLNRYLGVVSSHVGGPLYFLPVIVLGFFPWSGTLPNAFGRLWAIRRRLRAELTERQELLLFLWVWCGVVVLFFSFSRTKLPSYIFPAVPALALLAGNAGEAVLDERQQGGRWARTSDWIVGGMACSLAVILVLLPSIADRIRLREAPDIPPFDFGLAPYVLAVLLLVGVTFAIAARRRGQGNMAAAAMAATMVLSIILAVHRVAPAVQESLQKSLRDFALVARQELRPADLLVAYDLNAPSLVFYSERHVAIIRRGEESGFQRLAAPYGRLFIVAKAAAETRLRMIPDIFPLDRRGGYVLYSNHCSP
- a CDS encoding polyprenyl synthetase family protein — encoded protein: MIAKTILSPVTLELALVEERLLQDISGDVELISEIIRYVLKSGGKRVRPALLLLSAKLCGYEDGSRNIDLAVVAEYMHAATLIHDDIIDRADKRRGLPSANSTWGSQISVLAGDFLYARSLQMLVIDGDLAVMRAFSDATVRMIEGQVREVQMAGNLDLTYDEYLDIITSKTAALISVACRTGALIAGRRADEVAALTEFGLNVGIGFQLVDDALDFVAEEFRLGKPVGNDFKEGKVTFPVLHVMRAGSEADQGRIRELAAQETIRESDLAEVKAIVERYGAVPATMELVRTYLQKAKASLSIFPDSAAKRSLVLMVDFVGDRDW